One region of Chanodichthys erythropterus isolate Z2021 chromosome 17, ASM2448905v1, whole genome shotgun sequence genomic DNA includes:
- the sidt2 gene encoding SID1 transmembrane family member 2 isoform X3 yields the protein MLEFCCVPGWLVLMLVCWSPAAGGTNMVIQRDAQFDMTYDDTVTSDNQTIYSYNHTVSRNKTEGVRVSVELLSESAVSPVLFVVRQKQAVLSFQVPLILRGLYQRKYQYTQVGRTLCQPPTKAVAETQFFYVDVSTLSSAGIHYQLRVSRVDSFTLQTDKKFSFNATPSQPQFFKYVFPDGVDTVIVKVNSQKNFPCSVMSIQDIQCPVYDLDNNVAFIGMYQTMTTTAAITVQRKDFPSNSFYVVVVVKTEDEACGGPLRFYPLLPDELLDAGNRSKTLDVIVSPAINSEVYVMGMLFCLGIFLSFYLLTFLVACVENKRMNRKREGLLNPDASPAETASLLGKAPVSPYEYGSFADNGSTLSSEAVTDSLASTDGNYGYMDRSLESVARSRHESLSSVEEDDYDTLADIDSDKNIVRTKKFLCVSDLARKDKRILSKKYQIYFWNIATIAVFYALPVIQLVITYQTVVNVTGNQDICYYNFLCAHPLGALSSFNNILSNLGYVMLGLLFLLIVLQRDILHNRALERNENTALECGIPKHFGLYYAMGTALMMEGLLSACYHVCPNYTNFQFDTSFMYMIAGLCMLKLYQKRHPDINASAYSAYACLAAVIFFSVLGVVFGKGNTAFWIVFSVIHILATMLLSTQLYYMGRWRLNSGILRRILYVIYTDCIRQCSGPMYIDRMVLLVMGNIVNWSLAAYGLIKRPNDFASYLLAIAICNLLLYFAFYIIMKLRSGERIQCLALVCILFTAVVWGFALFFFFQGLSTWQKTPAESREHNRECILLSFFDDHDIWHFLSSIAMFGSFLVLLTMDDDLDTVQRDKIYVF from the exons ATGCTGGAGTTCTGCTGCGTTCCGGGATGGCTGGTCCTGATGCTGGTGTGCTGGAGTCCGGCGGCGGGCGGCACCAATATGGTCATCCAGAGAGACGCTCAGTTCGACATGACGTATGATGACACGGTCACCAGCGACAACCAGACCATCTACTCCTACAACCACACCGTCTCCAGAAACAAG ACGGAGGGCGTGCGGGTGTCGGTGGAGCTGCTGTCGGAGAGCGCCGTGAGTCCGGTTCTGTTTGTGGTCCGGCAGAAACAGGCCGTTCTGTCGTTTCAGGTTCCGCTCATCCTCAGAGGCCT GTATCAGAGGAAGTATCAGTACACGCAGGTGGGGCGGACGCTGTGTCAGCCGCCCACAAAGGCCGTGGCGGAGACTCAGTTCTTCTATGTGGACGTGTCGACGCTCTCCAGCGCAGGGATCCACTATCAGCTGCGAGTCAGTCGCGTGGACAGCTTCACACTCCA GACAGACAAGAAATTCAGCTTCAACGCGACGCCGTCCCAACCACAG ttcTTCAAGTATGTGTTTCCTGACGGTGTGGACACAGTGATCGTGAAGGTGAACTCGCAGAAGAACTTCCCCTGCTCTGTCATGTCCATACAGGACATCCAG TGTCCGGTTTATGATCTGGATAATAATGTGGCGTTTATTGGAATGTATCAGACTATGACCACCACAGCTGCTATCACAGTgcag AGGAAGGATTTCCCCAGTAACAGCTTCtatgtggtggtggtggtgaagACTGAAGACGAGGCGTGTGGAGGACCGCTCCGATTCTACCCGCTCTTACCCG ATGAGCTGCTGGACGCCGGGAACCGCAGTAAAACTCTGGACGTGATCGTTTCTCCCGCCATTAACT CGGAGGTGTATGTGATGGGCATGCTCTTCTGTCTGGGGATCTTCCTGTCGTTCTATCTGCTCACGTTTCTAGTGGCCTGTGTGGAGAATAAGAG GATGAACAGGAAGAGGGAGGGGCTTCTAAACCCTGACGCCTCACCTGCAGAGACAG catCTCTCTTGG gaaagGCTCCCGTGTCTCCGTATGAATACGGATCATTTG CTGATAATGGAAGCACACTGAGCTCCGAAGCTGTTACTGACAGTTTAGCCTCAACCGACGGGAACTATGGATACATGg ATCGATCTCTGGAGAGCGTCGCCCGCAGCCGGCACGAGTCTTTGAGTTCAGTGGAAGAGGACGATTACGACACGCTGGCCGACATCGACTCGGACAAAAACATTGTCCGCACTAAG AAGTTCCTGTGCGTCTCTGATCTCGCTCGAAAAGACAAACGCATCCTCAGCAAGAAATACCAGATCTACTTCTG GAACATCGCTACGATCGCAGTGTTTTACGCTCTTCCTGTCATTCAGCTGGTCATCACCTATCAGACG GTTGTAAACGTCACAGGAAACCAAGACATCTGCTATTACAACTTCCTGTGTGCACACCCTCTCGGAGCtctaag TTCCTTCAACAACATCCTGAGTAACCTGGGTTATGTGAtgctggggctgctcttcctGCTCATCGTCCTGCAGAGGGACATCCTTCATAACCGCGCGCTTGAACGCAACGAGAACACGGCGCTG gagtGTGGTATCCCGAAGCACTTCGGCTTGTATTACGCGATGGGCACTGCTCTGATGATGGAGGGGCTGCTCAGCGCCTGCTACCACGTCTGTCCAAACTACACCAACTTTCAGTTCG ACACGTCCTTCATGTATATGATCGCTGGATTGTGTATGTTGAAGCTGTATCAGAAGAGACACCCGGACATCAACGCCAGCGCGTACTCCGCTTATGCATGTCTGGCTGCGGTCATATTCTTCTCGGTGCTGGGGGTg gtgttTGGTAAGGGTAACACAGCGTTCTGGATCGTTTTCTCTGTCATACACATCCTGGCCACAATGCTGCTGAGCACTCAGCTCTACTACATGGGCCGCTGGAGACTCA actCTGGGATCTTGCGCAGGATTTTGTATGTGATCTACACAGACTGTATTCGGCAGTGCAGTGGACCCATGTACATC GATCGGATGGTTCTGCTGGTGATGGGAAACATTGTGAACTGGTCACT ggcGGCGTACGGCCTCATCAAACGACCCAATGACTTCGCCTCGTACCTGCTGGCCATCGCCATCTGTAACCTGCTGCTGTATTTCGCCTTTTACATCATAATGAAG ctgcGCAGCGGTGAGCGTATCCAGTGTCTGGCTCTGGTGTGTATCCTGTTCACCGCTGTGGTCTGGGGCTtcgctctcttcttcttctttcaggGTCTCAGTACATGGCAG AAAACTCCGGCCGAGTCTCGCGAGCACAACCGTGAGTGTATCCTGCTCTCCTTCTTCGACGATCACGATATCTGGCACTTCCTGTCGTCCATCGCCATGTTCGGATCCTTCCTG gTTCTGCTCACTATGGACGACGACCTCGACACGGTTCAAAGAGACAAAATCTACGTCTTCTGA
- the sidt2 gene encoding SID1 transmembrane family member 2 isoform X2 produces the protein MLEFCCVPGWLVLMLVCWSPAAGGTNMVIQRDAQFDMTYDDTVTSDNQTIYSYNHTVSRNKTEGVRVSVELLSESAVSPVLFVVRQKQAVLSFQVPLILRGLYQRKYQYTQVGRTLCQPPTKAVAETQFFYVDVSTLSSAGIHYQLRVSRVDSFTLQTDKKFSFNATPSQPQFFKYVFPDGVDTVIVKVNSQKNFPCSVMSIQDIQCPVYDLDNNVAFIGMYQTMTTTAAITVQRKDFPSNSFYVVVVVKTEDEACGGPLRFYPLLPDELLDAGNRSKTLDVIVSPAINSEVYVMGMLFCLGIFLSFYLLTFLVACVENKRMNRKREGLLNPDASPAETGKAPVSPYEYGSFADNGSTLSSEAVTDSLASTDGNYGYMGSETFKRRLITAHHVAIRFDRSLESVARSRHESLSSVEEDDYDTLADIDSDKNIVRTKKFLCVSDLARKDKRILSKKYQIYFWNIATIAVFYALPVIQLVITYQTVVNVTGNQDICYYNFLCAHPLGALSSFNNILSNLGYVMLGLLFLLIVLQRDILHNRALERNENTALECGIPKHFGLYYAMGTALMMEGLLSACYHVCPNYTNFQFDTSFMYMIAGLCMLKLYQKRHPDINASAYSAYACLAAVIFFSVLGVVFGKGNTAFWIVFSVIHILATMLLSTQLYYMGRWRLNSGILRRILYVIYTDCIRQCSGPMYIDRMVLLVMGNIVNWSLAAYGLIKRPNDFASYLLAIAICNLLLYFAFYIIMKLRSGERIQCLALVCILFTAVVWGFALFFFFQGLSTWQKTPAESREHNRECILLSFFDDHDIWHFLSSIAMFGSFLVLLTMDDDLDTVQRDKIYVF, from the exons ATGCTGGAGTTCTGCTGCGTTCCGGGATGGCTGGTCCTGATGCTGGTGTGCTGGAGTCCGGCGGCGGGCGGCACCAATATGGTCATCCAGAGAGACGCTCAGTTCGACATGACGTATGATGACACGGTCACCAGCGACAACCAGACCATCTACTCCTACAACCACACCGTCTCCAGAAACAAG ACGGAGGGCGTGCGGGTGTCGGTGGAGCTGCTGTCGGAGAGCGCCGTGAGTCCGGTTCTGTTTGTGGTCCGGCAGAAACAGGCCGTTCTGTCGTTTCAGGTTCCGCTCATCCTCAGAGGCCT GTATCAGAGGAAGTATCAGTACACGCAGGTGGGGCGGACGCTGTGTCAGCCGCCCACAAAGGCCGTGGCGGAGACTCAGTTCTTCTATGTGGACGTGTCGACGCTCTCCAGCGCAGGGATCCACTATCAGCTGCGAGTCAGTCGCGTGGACAGCTTCACACTCCA GACAGACAAGAAATTCAGCTTCAACGCGACGCCGTCCCAACCACAG ttcTTCAAGTATGTGTTTCCTGACGGTGTGGACACAGTGATCGTGAAGGTGAACTCGCAGAAGAACTTCCCCTGCTCTGTCATGTCCATACAGGACATCCAG TGTCCGGTTTATGATCTGGATAATAATGTGGCGTTTATTGGAATGTATCAGACTATGACCACCACAGCTGCTATCACAGTgcag AGGAAGGATTTCCCCAGTAACAGCTTCtatgtggtggtggtggtgaagACTGAAGACGAGGCGTGTGGAGGACCGCTCCGATTCTACCCGCTCTTACCCG ATGAGCTGCTGGACGCCGGGAACCGCAGTAAAACTCTGGACGTGATCGTTTCTCCCGCCATTAACT CGGAGGTGTATGTGATGGGCATGCTCTTCTGTCTGGGGATCTTCCTGTCGTTCTATCTGCTCACGTTTCTAGTGGCCTGTGTGGAGAATAAGAG GATGAACAGGAAGAGGGAGGGGCTTCTAAACCCTGACGCCTCACCTGCAGAGACAG gaaagGCTCCCGTGTCTCCGTATGAATACGGATCATTTG CTGATAATGGAAGCACACTGAGCTCCGAAGCTGTTACTGACAGTTTAGCCTCAACCGACGGGAACTATGGATACATGg GGTCGGAGACTTTTAAACGACGACTAATCACAGCTCATCATGTAGCCATCCGCTTCG ATCGATCTCTGGAGAGCGTCGCCCGCAGCCGGCACGAGTCTTTGAGTTCAGTGGAAGAGGACGATTACGACACGCTGGCCGACATCGACTCGGACAAAAACATTGTCCGCACTAAG AAGTTCCTGTGCGTCTCTGATCTCGCTCGAAAAGACAAACGCATCCTCAGCAAGAAATACCAGATCTACTTCTG GAACATCGCTACGATCGCAGTGTTTTACGCTCTTCCTGTCATTCAGCTGGTCATCACCTATCAGACG GTTGTAAACGTCACAGGAAACCAAGACATCTGCTATTACAACTTCCTGTGTGCACACCCTCTCGGAGCtctaag TTCCTTCAACAACATCCTGAGTAACCTGGGTTATGTGAtgctggggctgctcttcctGCTCATCGTCCTGCAGAGGGACATCCTTCATAACCGCGCGCTTGAACGCAACGAGAACACGGCGCTG gagtGTGGTATCCCGAAGCACTTCGGCTTGTATTACGCGATGGGCACTGCTCTGATGATGGAGGGGCTGCTCAGCGCCTGCTACCACGTCTGTCCAAACTACACCAACTTTCAGTTCG ACACGTCCTTCATGTATATGATCGCTGGATTGTGTATGTTGAAGCTGTATCAGAAGAGACACCCGGACATCAACGCCAGCGCGTACTCCGCTTATGCATGTCTGGCTGCGGTCATATTCTTCTCGGTGCTGGGGGTg gtgttTGGTAAGGGTAACACAGCGTTCTGGATCGTTTTCTCTGTCATACACATCCTGGCCACAATGCTGCTGAGCACTCAGCTCTACTACATGGGCCGCTGGAGACTCA actCTGGGATCTTGCGCAGGATTTTGTATGTGATCTACACAGACTGTATTCGGCAGTGCAGTGGACCCATGTACATC GATCGGATGGTTCTGCTGGTGATGGGAAACATTGTGAACTGGTCACT ggcGGCGTACGGCCTCATCAAACGACCCAATGACTTCGCCTCGTACCTGCTGGCCATCGCCATCTGTAACCTGCTGCTGTATTTCGCCTTTTACATCATAATGAAG ctgcGCAGCGGTGAGCGTATCCAGTGTCTGGCTCTGGTGTGTATCCTGTTCACCGCTGTGGTCTGGGGCTtcgctctcttcttcttctttcaggGTCTCAGTACATGGCAG AAAACTCCGGCCGAGTCTCGCGAGCACAACCGTGAGTGTATCCTGCTCTCCTTCTTCGACGATCACGATATCTGGCACTTCCTGTCGTCCATCGCCATGTTCGGATCCTTCCTG gTTCTGCTCACTATGGACGACGACCTCGACACGGTTCAAAGAGACAAAATCTACGTCTTCTGA
- the sidt2 gene encoding SID1 transmembrane family member 2 isoform X4 yields the protein MLEFCCVPGWLVLMLVCWSPAAGGTNMVIQRDAQFDMTYDDTVTSDNQTIYSYNHTVSRNKTEGVRVSVELLSESAVSPVLFVVRQKQAVLSFQVPLILRGLYQRKYQYTQVGRTLCQPPTKAVAETQFFYVDVSTLSSAGIHYQLRVSRVDSFTLQTDKKFSFNATPSQPQFFKYVFPDGVDTVIVKVNSQKNFPCSVMSIQDIQCPVYDLDNNVAFIGMYQTMTTTAAITVQRKDFPSNSFYVVVVVKTEDEACGGPLRFYPLLPDELLDAGNRSKTLDVIVSPAINSEVYVMGMLFCLGIFLSFYLLTFLVACVENKRMNRKREGLLNPDASPAETGKAPVSPYEYGSFADNGSTLSSEAVTDSLASTDGNYGYMDRSLESVARSRHESLSSVEEDDYDTLADIDSDKNIVRTKKFLCVSDLARKDKRILSKKYQIYFWNIATIAVFYALPVIQLVITYQTVVNVTGNQDICYYNFLCAHPLGALSSFNNILSNLGYVMLGLLFLLIVLQRDILHNRALERNENTALECGIPKHFGLYYAMGTALMMEGLLSACYHVCPNYTNFQFDTSFMYMIAGLCMLKLYQKRHPDINASAYSAYACLAAVIFFSVLGVVFGKGNTAFWIVFSVIHILATMLLSTQLYYMGRWRLNSGILRRILYVIYTDCIRQCSGPMYIDRMVLLVMGNIVNWSLAAYGLIKRPNDFASYLLAIAICNLLLYFAFYIIMKLRSGERIQCLALVCILFTAVVWGFALFFFFQGLSTWQKTPAESREHNRECILLSFFDDHDIWHFLSSIAMFGSFLVLLTMDDDLDTVQRDKIYVF from the exons ATGCTGGAGTTCTGCTGCGTTCCGGGATGGCTGGTCCTGATGCTGGTGTGCTGGAGTCCGGCGGCGGGCGGCACCAATATGGTCATCCAGAGAGACGCTCAGTTCGACATGACGTATGATGACACGGTCACCAGCGACAACCAGACCATCTACTCCTACAACCACACCGTCTCCAGAAACAAG ACGGAGGGCGTGCGGGTGTCGGTGGAGCTGCTGTCGGAGAGCGCCGTGAGTCCGGTTCTGTTTGTGGTCCGGCAGAAACAGGCCGTTCTGTCGTTTCAGGTTCCGCTCATCCTCAGAGGCCT GTATCAGAGGAAGTATCAGTACACGCAGGTGGGGCGGACGCTGTGTCAGCCGCCCACAAAGGCCGTGGCGGAGACTCAGTTCTTCTATGTGGACGTGTCGACGCTCTCCAGCGCAGGGATCCACTATCAGCTGCGAGTCAGTCGCGTGGACAGCTTCACACTCCA GACAGACAAGAAATTCAGCTTCAACGCGACGCCGTCCCAACCACAG ttcTTCAAGTATGTGTTTCCTGACGGTGTGGACACAGTGATCGTGAAGGTGAACTCGCAGAAGAACTTCCCCTGCTCTGTCATGTCCATACAGGACATCCAG TGTCCGGTTTATGATCTGGATAATAATGTGGCGTTTATTGGAATGTATCAGACTATGACCACCACAGCTGCTATCACAGTgcag AGGAAGGATTTCCCCAGTAACAGCTTCtatgtggtggtggtggtgaagACTGAAGACGAGGCGTGTGGAGGACCGCTCCGATTCTACCCGCTCTTACCCG ATGAGCTGCTGGACGCCGGGAACCGCAGTAAAACTCTGGACGTGATCGTTTCTCCCGCCATTAACT CGGAGGTGTATGTGATGGGCATGCTCTTCTGTCTGGGGATCTTCCTGTCGTTCTATCTGCTCACGTTTCTAGTGGCCTGTGTGGAGAATAAGAG GATGAACAGGAAGAGGGAGGGGCTTCTAAACCCTGACGCCTCACCTGCAGAGACAG gaaagGCTCCCGTGTCTCCGTATGAATACGGATCATTTG CTGATAATGGAAGCACACTGAGCTCCGAAGCTGTTACTGACAGTTTAGCCTCAACCGACGGGAACTATGGATACATGg ATCGATCTCTGGAGAGCGTCGCCCGCAGCCGGCACGAGTCTTTGAGTTCAGTGGAAGAGGACGATTACGACACGCTGGCCGACATCGACTCGGACAAAAACATTGTCCGCACTAAG AAGTTCCTGTGCGTCTCTGATCTCGCTCGAAAAGACAAACGCATCCTCAGCAAGAAATACCAGATCTACTTCTG GAACATCGCTACGATCGCAGTGTTTTACGCTCTTCCTGTCATTCAGCTGGTCATCACCTATCAGACG GTTGTAAACGTCACAGGAAACCAAGACATCTGCTATTACAACTTCCTGTGTGCACACCCTCTCGGAGCtctaag TTCCTTCAACAACATCCTGAGTAACCTGGGTTATGTGAtgctggggctgctcttcctGCTCATCGTCCTGCAGAGGGACATCCTTCATAACCGCGCGCTTGAACGCAACGAGAACACGGCGCTG gagtGTGGTATCCCGAAGCACTTCGGCTTGTATTACGCGATGGGCACTGCTCTGATGATGGAGGGGCTGCTCAGCGCCTGCTACCACGTCTGTCCAAACTACACCAACTTTCAGTTCG ACACGTCCTTCATGTATATGATCGCTGGATTGTGTATGTTGAAGCTGTATCAGAAGAGACACCCGGACATCAACGCCAGCGCGTACTCCGCTTATGCATGTCTGGCTGCGGTCATATTCTTCTCGGTGCTGGGGGTg gtgttTGGTAAGGGTAACACAGCGTTCTGGATCGTTTTCTCTGTCATACACATCCTGGCCACAATGCTGCTGAGCACTCAGCTCTACTACATGGGCCGCTGGAGACTCA actCTGGGATCTTGCGCAGGATTTTGTATGTGATCTACACAGACTGTATTCGGCAGTGCAGTGGACCCATGTACATC GATCGGATGGTTCTGCTGGTGATGGGAAACATTGTGAACTGGTCACT ggcGGCGTACGGCCTCATCAAACGACCCAATGACTTCGCCTCGTACCTGCTGGCCATCGCCATCTGTAACCTGCTGCTGTATTTCGCCTTTTACATCATAATGAAG ctgcGCAGCGGTGAGCGTATCCAGTGTCTGGCTCTGGTGTGTATCCTGTTCACCGCTGTGGTCTGGGGCTtcgctctcttcttcttctttcaggGTCTCAGTACATGGCAG AAAACTCCGGCCGAGTCTCGCGAGCACAACCGTGAGTGTATCCTGCTCTCCTTCTTCGACGATCACGATATCTGGCACTTCCTGTCGTCCATCGCCATGTTCGGATCCTTCCTG gTTCTGCTCACTATGGACGACGACCTCGACACGGTTCAAAGAGACAAAATCTACGTCTTCTGA
- the sidt2 gene encoding SID1 transmembrane family member 2 isoform X1: protein MLEFCCVPGWLVLMLVCWSPAAGGTNMVIQRDAQFDMTYDDTVTSDNQTIYSYNHTVSRNKTEGVRVSVELLSESAVSPVLFVVRQKQAVLSFQVPLILRGLYQRKYQYTQVGRTLCQPPTKAVAETQFFYVDVSTLSSAGIHYQLRVSRVDSFTLQTDKKFSFNATPSQPQFFKYVFPDGVDTVIVKVNSQKNFPCSVMSIQDIQCPVYDLDNNVAFIGMYQTMTTTAAITVQRKDFPSNSFYVVVVVKTEDEACGGPLRFYPLLPDELLDAGNRSKTLDVIVSPAINSEVYVMGMLFCLGIFLSFYLLTFLVACVENKRMNRKREGLLNPDASPAETASLLGKAPVSPYEYGSFADNGSTLSSEAVTDSLASTDGNYGYMGSETFKRRLITAHHVAIRFDRSLESVARSRHESLSSVEEDDYDTLADIDSDKNIVRTKKFLCVSDLARKDKRILSKKYQIYFWNIATIAVFYALPVIQLVITYQTVVNVTGNQDICYYNFLCAHPLGALSSFNNILSNLGYVMLGLLFLLIVLQRDILHNRALERNENTALECGIPKHFGLYYAMGTALMMEGLLSACYHVCPNYTNFQFDTSFMYMIAGLCMLKLYQKRHPDINASAYSAYACLAAVIFFSVLGVVFGKGNTAFWIVFSVIHILATMLLSTQLYYMGRWRLNSGILRRILYVIYTDCIRQCSGPMYIDRMVLLVMGNIVNWSLAAYGLIKRPNDFASYLLAIAICNLLLYFAFYIIMKLRSGERIQCLALVCILFTAVVWGFALFFFFQGLSTWQKTPAESREHNRECILLSFFDDHDIWHFLSSIAMFGSFLVLLTMDDDLDTVQRDKIYVF from the exons ATGCTGGAGTTCTGCTGCGTTCCGGGATGGCTGGTCCTGATGCTGGTGTGCTGGAGTCCGGCGGCGGGCGGCACCAATATGGTCATCCAGAGAGACGCTCAGTTCGACATGACGTATGATGACACGGTCACCAGCGACAACCAGACCATCTACTCCTACAACCACACCGTCTCCAGAAACAAG ACGGAGGGCGTGCGGGTGTCGGTGGAGCTGCTGTCGGAGAGCGCCGTGAGTCCGGTTCTGTTTGTGGTCCGGCAGAAACAGGCCGTTCTGTCGTTTCAGGTTCCGCTCATCCTCAGAGGCCT GTATCAGAGGAAGTATCAGTACACGCAGGTGGGGCGGACGCTGTGTCAGCCGCCCACAAAGGCCGTGGCGGAGACTCAGTTCTTCTATGTGGACGTGTCGACGCTCTCCAGCGCAGGGATCCACTATCAGCTGCGAGTCAGTCGCGTGGACAGCTTCACACTCCA GACAGACAAGAAATTCAGCTTCAACGCGACGCCGTCCCAACCACAG ttcTTCAAGTATGTGTTTCCTGACGGTGTGGACACAGTGATCGTGAAGGTGAACTCGCAGAAGAACTTCCCCTGCTCTGTCATGTCCATACAGGACATCCAG TGTCCGGTTTATGATCTGGATAATAATGTGGCGTTTATTGGAATGTATCAGACTATGACCACCACAGCTGCTATCACAGTgcag AGGAAGGATTTCCCCAGTAACAGCTTCtatgtggtggtggtggtgaagACTGAAGACGAGGCGTGTGGAGGACCGCTCCGATTCTACCCGCTCTTACCCG ATGAGCTGCTGGACGCCGGGAACCGCAGTAAAACTCTGGACGTGATCGTTTCTCCCGCCATTAACT CGGAGGTGTATGTGATGGGCATGCTCTTCTGTCTGGGGATCTTCCTGTCGTTCTATCTGCTCACGTTTCTAGTGGCCTGTGTGGAGAATAAGAG GATGAACAGGAAGAGGGAGGGGCTTCTAAACCCTGACGCCTCACCTGCAGAGACAG catCTCTCTTGG gaaagGCTCCCGTGTCTCCGTATGAATACGGATCATTTG CTGATAATGGAAGCACACTGAGCTCCGAAGCTGTTACTGACAGTTTAGCCTCAACCGACGGGAACTATGGATACATGg GGTCGGAGACTTTTAAACGACGACTAATCACAGCTCATCATGTAGCCATCCGCTTCG ATCGATCTCTGGAGAGCGTCGCCCGCAGCCGGCACGAGTCTTTGAGTTCAGTGGAAGAGGACGATTACGACACGCTGGCCGACATCGACTCGGACAAAAACATTGTCCGCACTAAG AAGTTCCTGTGCGTCTCTGATCTCGCTCGAAAAGACAAACGCATCCTCAGCAAGAAATACCAGATCTACTTCTG GAACATCGCTACGATCGCAGTGTTTTACGCTCTTCCTGTCATTCAGCTGGTCATCACCTATCAGACG GTTGTAAACGTCACAGGAAACCAAGACATCTGCTATTACAACTTCCTGTGTGCACACCCTCTCGGAGCtctaag TTCCTTCAACAACATCCTGAGTAACCTGGGTTATGTGAtgctggggctgctcttcctGCTCATCGTCCTGCAGAGGGACATCCTTCATAACCGCGCGCTTGAACGCAACGAGAACACGGCGCTG gagtGTGGTATCCCGAAGCACTTCGGCTTGTATTACGCGATGGGCACTGCTCTGATGATGGAGGGGCTGCTCAGCGCCTGCTACCACGTCTGTCCAAACTACACCAACTTTCAGTTCG ACACGTCCTTCATGTATATGATCGCTGGATTGTGTATGTTGAAGCTGTATCAGAAGAGACACCCGGACATCAACGCCAGCGCGTACTCCGCTTATGCATGTCTGGCTGCGGTCATATTCTTCTCGGTGCTGGGGGTg gtgttTGGTAAGGGTAACACAGCGTTCTGGATCGTTTTCTCTGTCATACACATCCTGGCCACAATGCTGCTGAGCACTCAGCTCTACTACATGGGCCGCTGGAGACTCA actCTGGGATCTTGCGCAGGATTTTGTATGTGATCTACACAGACTGTATTCGGCAGTGCAGTGGACCCATGTACATC GATCGGATGGTTCTGCTGGTGATGGGAAACATTGTGAACTGGTCACT ggcGGCGTACGGCCTCATCAAACGACCCAATGACTTCGCCTCGTACCTGCTGGCCATCGCCATCTGTAACCTGCTGCTGTATTTCGCCTTTTACATCATAATGAAG ctgcGCAGCGGTGAGCGTATCCAGTGTCTGGCTCTGGTGTGTATCCTGTTCACCGCTGTGGTCTGGGGCTtcgctctcttcttcttctttcaggGTCTCAGTACATGGCAG AAAACTCCGGCCGAGTCTCGCGAGCACAACCGTGAGTGTATCCTGCTCTCCTTCTTCGACGATCACGATATCTGGCACTTCCTGTCGTCCATCGCCATGTTCGGATCCTTCCTG gTTCTGCTCACTATGGACGACGACCTCGACACGGTTCAAAGAGACAAAATCTACGTCTTCTGA
- the LOC137004279 gene encoding uncharacterized protein, with protein MDLDLNAAVGGDDVKKQEGHEVEGIFGFGKKDKDKEEKDKECKDKDKSDCKEKEKEKDKDKCKDKDKDKCKDKDKKKDKEHKKGHGHGHGHGHGHGHGHGHGRGRRSSSSSSDED; from the exons ATGGACCTCGATCTGAACGCAG ctgttggAGGAGATGATGTGAAGAAGCAGGAGGGACACGAGGTGGAGGGAATCTTTGGGTTTGGAAAGAAGGATAAAGACAAAGAAGAAAAGGACAAAGAGTGCAAGGACAAGGATAAG AGTGATTGCAAAGAAAAGGAGAAGGAGAAAGACAAGGACAAGTGCAAAGATAAAGATAAAGACAAGTGCAAAGACAAGGACAAGAAGAAGGATAAAGAACACAAAAAGGGACATGGACACGGTCATGGACACGGACACGGACACGGACATGGACATGGACACGGTCGAGGCCGCAGGTCATCGTCTTCATCCAGTGATGAG GACTGA